The Streptomyces sp. DG1A-41 genomic sequence GGCCGCGGTGACCACCTTGAAGGTGGAACCGGGGGGATACACCTCGCGCAGCGCCCGGTTGAGCATCGGGTCGTCGGGGTTGTTCTTCTTCTGAAACTTCTGCCAGGCCTCGGTGTCCGTCGTCGTGGAGTTGCCGGCGAAGGACGAGGGGTCGTACGACGGGTAGGAGGCCAGCGCCAGGATCTTGCCCGTCGACGGGTCGATCGCGGCGACGGCACCCTTGCCGCCCTGCTTCTTCAGACCGTCGTACGCGGCCTTCTGCGCGGCGGAGTTCAGGGTCGTGACGACGTTGCCGCCCTGCTGCTTCTTGCCGGTGAGCATGTCGAGGGTGTTGCGGAAGAAGAGCCGGTCGTCGTTGCCGGTGAGGATGCCGTCCTCGATGGACTCCAGCTGGGTGGCGCCGAAGGCCTGCGAGGCGTAGCCGGTGACCGGCGCCCACATCGGGCCGTCCTTGTAGGTGCGCTTGAACTTGAAGTCGCTGCCCGACGTCTCGGCGGAACCGGTGATCGGCTTGCCGTCGACGATGATGTCGCCGCGCGGGGAGGCGTAGCGCTCGATGATGACGCGGCGGTTGTTCTTGTCGGTCCTGAGCTCGTCGGCCTTGACGTACTGGATCCAGTTGTCGCGGATGAGCAGTGCCAGGACGAGCAGACCGCAGAAGACCGCGATCCGGCGCAGGGGCTTGTTCACGGGCGGACCACCTGAGTCATCTCGGCGTCGGGATTGCCGGCCGGGGCCGGGGCCGGGCGGCGTGCGGTGTCGCTGATGCGCAGCAGGATGCCGATCAGGGCCCAGTTGGCGATCACGGAGGAACCGCCGTAGGCCACGAACGGCAGCGTCATACCGGTCAGCGGGATGAGGCCCATGACACCGCCGGCCACCACGAAGACCTGGAGGGCGAAGGCGCCGGACAGGCCGATGGCCAGCAGCTTGCCGAACGGATCGCGGGCCGCGAGCGCGGTGCGCACACCCCGCTCGACGATCAGGCCGTAGAGCAGCAGGATCGCCATGACGCCGGCGAGGCCCAGCTCCTCGCCGAAGGTGGCGAGGATGAAGTCGGAGTTGGCGGCGAAGCCGATGAGGTCGGAGTTGCCCTGCCCGAGACCGGTACCGAGCGTGCCGCCGGAGCCGAAGGCCCACAGGGCCTGCATGGCCTGCTCGGAGTGGAGGATGCCGTCCTTGACGGCGGCGCGGGAGAGCTCGTACTCGCGCATCGGGTCGAGCCAGGCCTGCACACGCGTCTGGATGTGCGGTTCGAAGCTCGCCACGCCGACGGCACCGACCGCCGACATCAGCAGACCGAAGACGATCCAGCTGGTCCGCTCGGTGGCGACGTACAGCATGATGACGAACATTCCGAAGAACAGCAGCGACGTACCGAGGTCGGTCTCGAAGACCAGGATGAGGATCGAAATCACCCAGACGACGAGGATCGGACCGAGGTCACGGCCGCGCGGCAGGTACAGCCCCATGAAGCGGCGGCTGGCCAGAGCCAGGGCGTCTCTCTTGACCATGAGGTAGCCGGCGAAGAAGACCGCCAGGACGATCTTCGCGAACTCACCGGGCTGGAGCGTGCCGAGACCGGGGATCTTGATCCAGATCTTGGCGCCGTAGATGTCCGCGCCGAGTCCCGGCACGAGCGGCAGGATCAGCAGGAACAGCGCACCGGCCATGGAGATGTACGTGTAGCGCTGCAGGACGCGGTGGTCCTTGAGGAAGATCAGCACGACCGCCAGCAGGGCGACGCCCATCGCCGAGTACAGCAGCTGCCGCGGTGCGGCATCGGCGTAGTTGCTCAGTTTCTCGGACTGGTCAAGGCGCCAGATGACGACCAGACCGAGCCCGTTCAGCAGCGTCGCCAGCGGCAGCATCAGCGGGTCCGCGTACGGCGCGAACTTCCGTACGACGAGATGGCCGACGCCCGCGAGCAGGCCGAGTCCGAGCCCGTAGCTCAACAGGCCCGGCGGCACCGAGTCGTTGAGGGCCAGCCCGACGTTGGCATAGGCGAACACCGGAATGACCACGGCGAACGCCAGCAGCGCCAGCTCGGTGTTGCGCCGGCTCGGCGCGCCGATCGCGCCGATCGTGGACGTGTGGTGCGTCGGCGATGTGTTCGTACCGCTCATCGTGTAACAGGGCCTCTCACGGCTTGCCTACTGCTTACCGCACAGCGAGACGACCTTCTGCTCTTCCTCCGAGAGGCTGGGGCCGGGGCTGGGAGTAGGTGCGGTCGTGGACGGGTTCGGGGACTTCTCAGGCGTCGACGGAGAGCCCGACGGGTTCGACGGGTTCGGTGTCGGTGTGGCCTTGGACGTGAAGGAGGCGGGAGTGGTTCCGGTGGTGCCCCCGGCCTCGCCCTCGCCGGTCTTGGAGGTGTTCTGGCTCTCGGCTTGGCGCCGCTGCGCCTCCTTCCTGCACGCGGAGGCCTGCACCGACAGTTCCTGGATCTTCGCCCGGGCGTTCTCCAGCCCGCCCTCGGCGATGGTCGCCTTGACCAGCTTCTGCTGGTAGGGCGGCAGGTACTTGAGTTCGATCTCGGGGTGGTCCTTCTCCACCTTCGAGAGCGACACCCACGCCAGGTCCTGGCTGATGCCCCGGTACAGCGCGACGTGCTTGCCCTCGGCGCCGACGTAGTACTGCGTCTGCGTCCAGCGCCAGCCGCCGTACAGACCGCCGCCGATGACGGCCAGCGCGAGGGCGCCGTAGAGGGATCTCTTCAGCCAGCGGCCCTTCCCGCGCGGCTTGACGAAGTCGTCGTCGCCGTAGCCCAGGCCGGCCGCCGGGACGTAGCCGGTGGTGTCGCCGGAGCCGGGCGGGCCGAACTCGCCGCCGCCGCCCTGGCCGCGTCCCTGGCGGCCGAGCCCGGAGGCGCGGCCGGCGGGGTCTGCATGATGCCGTTGTCGTGCAGCTGGTGCTGGTTCTCGGCGACGGCGCCGACCACGACCGGGGTGTCGGACAGCTGCCCGGCGAGGGTGTCGCCGGTGTCGAGGTCGAGGACGTCGGCGACGATGACGGTGATGTTGTCCGGGCCGCCGCCGCGCAGGGCCAGCTCGATCAGGTTCTGGACGGTCTCCTGGGGGCCCTGGTAGCTGGCGAGGGTGTCCTCCAGGGTCTGGTGGGACACCACGCCGGACAGGCCGTCGGAACAGATCAGGTAGCGGTCGCCGGCGCGGACCTCGCGGATGGACAGGTCCGGCTCGACGTGGTCGCCGCTGCCGAGCGCGCGCATGAGGAGCGAGCGCTGCGGGTGGGTGGTTGCCTCTTCCTCGGTGATGCGGCCCTCGTCGACCAGGCGCTGCACCCAGGTGTGGTCCTGCGTGATCTGTGTCAGTACGCCGTCGCGGAGGAGGTACGCGCGGGAGTCGCCGACGTGCACCAGGCCGAGGCGCTGGCCGGTCCAGAGCAGGGCGGTGAGCGTGGTCCCCATGCCCTCCAGCTGGGGGTCCTCCTCGACCATGGCGCGGAGCTGGTCGTTGGCGCGCTGTACGGCCGTACCGAGCGAGGTGAGGATGTCGGAGCCGGGGACGTCGTCGTCGAGCGCGACGATCGTGGAGATGGCCTCGGAGGAGGCGACCTCGCCCGCCGCTGCGCCGCCCATGCCGTCGGCGATGGCGAGCAGGCGCGGGCCGGCGTAACCGGAGTCCTCGTTGCCCTCCCGGATCATGCCCTTGTGCGATCCGGCCGCGAAGCGCAGTGACAGACTCATGCGCACCTCGCCTGTCGGCTCCGGGTACAGCCGGTCGTGTCGAGCCACACTGCCCACCCTCCGGTCGGGAGCGCGCCGGGGCCCGGGGTGGGGCCCGCCACTGCGTGCTCGCTCCGCTCGCGCCTATCCATGATGTAGCACTACTTCCGCAGCTCGATGACGGTCTTGCCGATGCGGATCGGCGCGCCCAGCGCAATCGGTGTGGGAGTCGTCAGCCGGTTTCGGTCCAGGTACGTGCCGTTGGTGGAGCCGAGGTCCTCGACGATCCACTGGCCGTCGCGGTCCGGGTAGATCCTGGCATGGCGGCTGGAGGCGTAGTCGTCGTCCAGCACGATCGTCGAGTCGTGCGCCCGGCCCAGGGTGATGGTCTGGCCCTGGAGCGCGACCGTGGTGCCGGCGAGAGTGCCCTCGGTCACGACGAGCTTGGTGGGGGCGTTACGTCCGCGCCGGCCGCCGCCGGACTGCTGGCGCTGCTGCGGCGGCGCCTGGCGGGCGGCCTGCTGCTGCCGGCCCGCCTCGCGCCGCGAGCCGCGCTGGGTGACGCGCGTACCGAACAGGTCGCTCCGGATGACCTGCACGGCCACGATCACGAACAGCCACAGAACGGCCAGGAAACCCAGCCGCATGACCGTGAGGGTCAGCTCTGACATTGCCCCCGCTTCACCCTTCGGCTTGCCGGTAAATGATGGTGGTGCTGCCCACGACGATCCGCGAGCCGTCGCGGAGCGTAGCGCGGGTGGTGTGCTGCCCGTCCACCACGATGCCGTTGGTGGATCCGAGATCCTGGATCGTCGAGGGCGTTCCGGTCCGGATCTCGCAGTGCCGGCGGGAGACGCCGGGGTCGTCGATCCGCACGTCGGCGTCGGTGCTGCGGCCCAGCACCAGCGTCGGGCGGGAGATCTGATGGCGCGTGCCGTTGATCTCGATCCAGTGGCGGGTGCGTCCGCCGGCCGCCGGGGCGGCCGGGGGCTGCTGCGCGCCCGCGGGCTGCGGGTAACCGTACCCGCCGGGGCGGCCGCCGGGCGGCGGCGCGGACGGCATGGGCGGGGCGCCCGCGGGAGCGGCGGCCGGCGGGTAGCCGTAGCCGCCGGGGCGTCCGGCGGGCGGGGCGGCGGGAGCGGCGGCGCCTGACGGGGCCTGCTGGCTGCTGGAGGAGGCGAGCGTACGGCTGCGCACCCGGTACAGGCCGGTGTCCAGGTCGTCCGCCTTCTCCAGGTGCACCTTGATCGGGCCCATGAAGGTGTAGCGCTGCTGCTTGGCGTAGTCACGCACCATGCCGGCCAGCTCGTCGCCGAGCTGGCCGGAGTAGGGGCTGAGCCGCTCGAAGTCCGGCGTGCTCAGCTCCACGATGAAGTCGTTGGGCACGACCGTCCGGTCGCGGTTCCAGATGGTGGCGTTGTTGTCGCACTCGCGCTGGAGCGCGCCGGCGATCTCCACGGGCTGGACCTCGGACTTGAACACCTTGGCGAAGGTGCCGTTGACCAGACCTTCGAGACGCTGCTCGAACTTCTTCAGGACTCCCATGGGGCACCTCCTCCGTCGCTGCCGTCCTGTGTACTGCTCTGCGGGCC encodes the following:
- a CDS encoding DUF3662 and FHA domain-containing protein, with protein sequence MGVLKKFEQRLEGLVNGTFAKVFKSEVQPVEIAGALQRECDNNATIWNRDRTVVPNDFIVELSTPDFERLSPYSGQLGDELAGMVRDYAKQQRYTFMGPIKVHLEKADDLDTGLYRVRSRTLASSSSQQAPSGAAAPAAPPAGRPGGYGYPPAAAPAGAPPMPSAPPPGGRPGGYGYPQPAGAQQPPAAPAAGGRTRHWIEINGTRHQISRPTLVLGRSTDADVRIDDPGVSRRHCEIRTGTPSTIQDLGSTNGIVVDGQHTTRATLRDGSRIVVGSTTIIYRQAEG
- a CDS encoding FHA domain-containing protein, with protein sequence MSELTLTVMRLGFLAVLWLFVIVAVQVIRSDLFGTRVTQRGSRREAGRQQQAARQAPPQQRQQSGGGRRGRNAPTKLVVTEGTLAGTTVALQGQTITLGRAHDSTIVLDDDYASSRHARIYPDRDGQWIVEDLGSTNGTYLDRNRLTTPTPIALGAPIRIGKTVIELRK
- a CDS encoding FtsW/RodA/SpoVE family cell cycle protein, encoding MSGTNTSPTHHTSTIGAIGAPSRRNTELALLAFAVVIPVFAYANVGLALNDSVPPGLLSYGLGLGLLAGVGHLVVRKFAPYADPLMLPLATLLNGLGLVVIWRLDQSEKLSNYADAAPRQLLYSAMGVALLAVVLIFLKDHRVLQRYTYISMAGALFLLILPLVPGLGADIYGAKIWIKIPGLGTLQPGEFAKIVLAVFFAGYLMVKRDALALASRRFMGLYLPRGRDLGPILVVWVISILILVFETDLGTSLLFFGMFVIMLYVATERTSWIVFGLLMSAVGAVGVASFEPHIQTRVQAWLDPMREYELSRAAVKDGILHSEQAMQALWAFGSGGTLGTGLGQGNSDLIGFAANSDFILATFGEELGLAGVMAILLLYGLIVERGVRTALAARDPFGKLLAIGLSGAFALQVFVVAGGVMGLIPLTGMTLPFVAYGGSSVIANWALIGILLRISDTARRPAPAPAGNPDAEMTQVVRP